Proteins from one Setaria italica strain Yugu1 chromosome V, Setaria_italica_v2.0, whole genome shotgun sequence genomic window:
- the LOC101784991 gene encoding uncharacterized protein LOC101784991 isoform X1 translates to MDPAPDPLAISASAPFPTIPAAASSPRPRAARPRRHAAASATIRRPGIDLSRRPGAAASAQQEGSPSVGSWGASRDANFVFGGGGAGAPELRRTFSSGSGEASLTELRSAVDKLVLDGGSGRRSDVDAPGGDDPVPVMNASDPSGIHGSNSSLHEGLFPDSLHDQTEKLDEGRGAPSQSIQCENAETRSLASQTSTNHNAPMELARSGDGLPIRNSVDEGSLPKDGSNISAHGGNVQQNVFVFGGHAGYRDFTANATQTSISKEDSSDKDGAIYNSEQLNASVAKDRTCTKFILQDAKDAFGSTNKNPLHSEPCEISPTVKFGSSFGSEDGSAKVSFVKVPYDIKAVEASELTECRPFDEKSFTVQDHNVASRNKGVKGMITNRRTVMPKKFSSAHQVSSFESVSRRNDHCSEKVSSETKVNLKDALLDSGINCVQGNSYSSALQITESSRDGTEFTSAANTEHSGQSDFIFSASTFNQSTLHLQRRHNKKKGGGMCNHANSTQSLPSSAIGLARSEVSATQQCGDSAAQWTEYIKMEPNRVTISGGAECTKTENFEHHEDCETWRLRGNQAYAEGQLTKAEECYTHGIDSFSPNEASRKALMLCYSNRAATRMSLGKMREALSDCREAIGIDSSFLKAQVRAANCLLALGDVEEAQKAFEMCLKSSHLSSLDHKILEEASDGLQKAQKISGFIHQSKEYLMKKAFDKIPSALQMISDALSISIYSDNLMAMKAEALLLLQRYEEVIQFCEETLYVAENNSLCLCPEKHSESNSLDNNTCFVKLWRYHLIAKSYFFLGKLEEAHLFLKKYDQIKVMECRCGKQSQESISSFSMAISELLQLKAAGNEAFQSGKYLEAVEHYTAALLSNSESLRFLAVCFCNRAAAYQAMGQILDAIADCSLAIALDADYAKAISRRSSLYELIRDYEQAENDLRRLITLLEKQLQENMSMPSEKVESIRSNLNRANLRFSSLERDARKGAPLNVYMILGIEPSSSTVDIKKAYRKAALRHHPDKAGKFLVRSENISDAIWREITNEIRRDADYLFKIIGKAYSMLSDPTMRRE, encoded by the exons ATGGACCCCGCGCCCGATCCGCTCGCCatctccgcctccgcgccgttCCCCACcatcccggccgccgcctcgagcCCCAGGCCCCGCGCCGCGAGGCCgcggcgccacgccgccgcctccgcgacgATCAGGCGCCCCGGGATCGATCTCTCGCGCCGCCCCGgggcggccgcctccgcccagcAGGAGGGGTCGCCGTCCGTGGGCTCCTGGGGCGCTTCTCGCGACGCCAACTTCGTGTTCGGGggtggcggggccggggcgCCGGAGCTGAGGAGGACCTTCTCGTCCGGATCCGGTGAGGCCTCGTTGACTGAGCTCCGGTCTGCAGTTGACAAGCTCGTATTGGATGGTGGTTCCGGCAGGCGAAGCGACGTTGATGCTCCCGGAGGAGATGATCCGGTTCCAGTGATGAACGCCAGTGATCCCTCTGGGATCCATGGAAGCAATTCCAGTTTGCATGAGGGTTTGTTTCCGGACTCTCTTCACGATCAGACCGAGAAACTTGATGAAGGGAGAGGAGCCCCATCTCAATCTATACAATGTGAGAATGCGGAGACAAGATCATTAGCTTCGCAAACCTCCACCAACCATAATGCTCCTATGGAACTTGCTAGGAGTGGGGACGGCTTGCCCATCCGAAATTCTGTGGATGAAGGTAGTTTGCCAAAGGATGGAAGTAACATTTCTGCACATGGTGGTAATGTTCAACAGAATGTCTTTGTTTTTGGTGGACATGCTGGGTACCGGGATTTCACTGCTAATGCAACTCAAACTAGTATCAGTAAGGAAGATTCAAGTGATAAAGACGGTGCAATATATAACTCTGAACAACTTAATGCTTCAGTTGCTAAAGATAGAACTTGCACAAAGTTCATTTTGCAGGATGCAAAGGATGCATTTGGTTCTACTAATAAGAATCCTCTACACTCAGAACCTTGTGAAATTTCTCCTACAGTAAAGTTTGGTTCTAGCTTTGGATCTGAAGATGGCAGTGCGAAGGTTTCTTTTGTAAAGGTGCCTTACGATATCAAAGCAGTAGAAGCCTCAGAACTTACTGAATGCAGGCCATTCGATGAGAAATCTTTCACTGTTCAAGACCACAATGTAGCATCTAGGAACAAAGGAGTTAAGGGTATGATCACAAATAGAAGAACTGTAATGCCAAAGAAATTCTCCTCAGCTCACCAGGTTTCTTCCTTCGAATCAGTATCTAGAAGAAATGACCATTGCTCTGAAAAGGTGTCCTCTGAAACAAAGGTCAATTTGAAAGATGCATTATTGGACTCTGGTATCAATTGCGTCCAAGGCAATTCTTACAGCTCTGCTTTGCAAATAACAGAAAGTAGTCGTGATGGAACTGAGTTTACTTCTGCAGCAAACACGGAACATTCTGGTCAATCTGATTTCATATTTTCTGCATCAACTTTTAATCAAAGTACATTGCACCTACAAAGACGACACAACAAGAAAAAAGGTGGAGGAATGTGTAATCATGCTAACTCTACTCAAAGCCTTCCTTCATCTGCCATTGGACTTGCACGCTCAGAAGTTTCAGCTACTCAGCAATGTGGGGATTCAGCTGCTCAGTGGACTGAATACATCAAAATGGAACCTAACAGGGTAACCATAAGCGGGGGAGCGGAATGCACAAAAACAGAAAACTTTGAACACCATGAAGATTGTGAAACATGGCGTTTAAG GGGGAATCAAGCATATGCGGAAGGACAGTTAACTAAGGCTGAGGAATGCTATACCCATGGGATTGATTCTTTTTCTCCAAATGAAGCTTCTAGAAAAGCATTAATGCTGTGCTACAGCAATCGTGCAGCTACTCGGATGTCTCTGGGTAAGATGAGAGAGGCCCTATCTGATTGTCGAGAAGCTATTGGTATCGATTCCAGCTTTCTCAAGGCACAAGTCAGAGCTGCCAA CTGCCTACTTGCCCTGGGGGATGTGGAAGAAGCACAAAAGGCTTTTGAGATGTGTTTGAAGTCTAGTCATCTATCAAGCTTGGACCATAAAATTTTAGAAGAGGCTTCGGACGGTCTACAAAAAGCTCAG AAAATATCTGGTTTTATTCATCAGTCCAAGGAGTACCTTATGAAGAAGGCATTTGACAAGATACCTAGTGCCTTACAAATGATCTCTGATGCTTTATCCATAAGTATTTATTCAGATAACTTGATGGCGATGAAAGCAGAAGCACTGTTACTG TTGCAGCGATATGAAGAAGTAATCCAGTTTTGCGAAGAAACTCTTTATGTAGCAGAAAACAATAGCCTGTGTTTGTGTCCTGAGAAGCATTCAGAAAGCAATAGCTTGGACAATAATACTTGCTTTGTGAAGTTGTGGCGCTATCATCTTATTGCTAAGTCGTATTTCTTCCTTGGAAAGCTTGAAGAGGCTCACCTGTTCTTAAAAAAGTATGACCAAATAAAAGTCATGGAATGCAG GTGTGGGAAGCAATCTCAGGAATCTATTTCATCATTCTCCATGGCAATATCTGAACTACTGCAGCTTAAA GCTGCTGGGAATGAAGCATTTCAATCTGGTAAATATTTGGAGGCTGTGGAACATTACACTGCTGCTTTGCTGAGCAATAGCGAGTCACTACGCTTTTTAGCAGTCTGCTTTTGTAACCGTGCAGCGGCGTATCAAGCAATGGGTCAAATTTTAGATGCAATTGCAGATTGCTCACTAGCCATAGCCCTTGATGCAGATTATGCTAAG GCTATTTCCAGAAGATCTAGTTTGTACGAACTCATAAGGGACTATGAGCAGGCAGAAAATGATCTTCGTAGGTTAATTACTCTTCTTGAGAAACAACTGCAAGAAAATATGTCCATGCCATCAGAGAAGGTAGAGAGTATCCGTAGCAATCTGAATCGAGCCAATCTTCGGTTTTCTTCTCTGGAACGGGATGCCAGAAAGGGGGCCCCATTAAATGTGTATATGATATT aGGAATCGAACCTTCTTCCTCTACCGTGGATATAAAGAAGGCATACCGCAAAGCAGCACTAAGGCATCATCCAGACAAA GCCGGTAAATTTCTTGTGAGAAGTGAAAATATCAGTGATGCAATATGGAGAGAAATCACAAATGAAATCCGCAGAGATGCTGATTATTTATTCAAAATAATTGGAAAGGCATATTCTATGCTTTCAGACCCTACAATG AGGAGGGAGTGA
- the LOC101784991 gene encoding uncharacterized protein LOC101784991 isoform X2 codes for MDPAPDPLAISASAPFPTIPAAASSPRPRAARPRRHAAASATIRRPGIDLSRRPGAAASAQQEGSPSVGSWGASRDANFVFGGGGAGAPELRRTFSSGSGEASLTELRSAVDKLVLDGGSGRRSDVDAPGGDDPVPVMNASDPSGIHGSNSSLHEGLFPDSLHDQTEKLDEGRGAPSQSIQCENAETRSLASQTSTNHNAPMELARSGDGLPIRNSVDEGSLPKDGSNISAHGGNVQQNVFVFGGHAGYRDFTANATQTSISKEDSSDKDGAIYNSEQLNASVAKDRTCTKFILQDAKDAFGSTNKNPLHSEPCEISPTVKFGSSFGSEDGSAKVSFVKVPYDIKAVEASELTECRPFDEKSFTVQDHNVASRNKGVKGMITNRRTVMPKKFSSAHQVSSFESVSRRNDHCSEKVSSETKVNLKDALLDSGINCVQGNSYSSALQITESSRDGTEFTSAANTEHSGQSDFIFSASTFNQSTLHLQRRHNKKKGGGMCNHANSTQSLPSSAIGLARSEVSATQQCGDSAAQWTEYIKMEPNRVTISGGAECTKTENFEHHEDCETWRLRGNQAYAEGQLTKAEECYTHGIDSFSPNEASRKALMLCYSNRAATRMSLGKMREALSDCREAIGIDSSFLKAQVRAANCLLALGDVEEAQKAFEMCLKSSHLSSLDHKILEEASDGLQKAQKISGFIHQSKEYLMKKAFDKIPSALQMISDALSISIYSDNLMAMKAEALLLLQRYEEVIQFCEETLYVAENNSLCLCPEKHSESNSLDNNTCFVKLWRYHLIAKSYFFLGKLEEAHLFLKKYDQIKVMECRCGKQSQESISSFSMAISELLQLKAAGNEAFQSGKYLEAVEHYTAALLSNSESLRFLAVCFCNRAAAYQAMGQILDAIADCSLAIALDADYAKAISRRSSLYELIRDYEQAENDLRRLITLLEKQLQENMSMPSEKVESIRSNLNRANLRFSSLERDARKGAPLNVYMILLVTHSAEKWWKIV; via the exons ATGGACCCCGCGCCCGATCCGCTCGCCatctccgcctccgcgccgttCCCCACcatcccggccgccgcctcgagcCCCAGGCCCCGCGCCGCGAGGCCgcggcgccacgccgccgcctccgcgacgATCAGGCGCCCCGGGATCGATCTCTCGCGCCGCCCCGgggcggccgcctccgcccagcAGGAGGGGTCGCCGTCCGTGGGCTCCTGGGGCGCTTCTCGCGACGCCAACTTCGTGTTCGGGggtggcggggccggggcgCCGGAGCTGAGGAGGACCTTCTCGTCCGGATCCGGTGAGGCCTCGTTGACTGAGCTCCGGTCTGCAGTTGACAAGCTCGTATTGGATGGTGGTTCCGGCAGGCGAAGCGACGTTGATGCTCCCGGAGGAGATGATCCGGTTCCAGTGATGAACGCCAGTGATCCCTCTGGGATCCATGGAAGCAATTCCAGTTTGCATGAGGGTTTGTTTCCGGACTCTCTTCACGATCAGACCGAGAAACTTGATGAAGGGAGAGGAGCCCCATCTCAATCTATACAATGTGAGAATGCGGAGACAAGATCATTAGCTTCGCAAACCTCCACCAACCATAATGCTCCTATGGAACTTGCTAGGAGTGGGGACGGCTTGCCCATCCGAAATTCTGTGGATGAAGGTAGTTTGCCAAAGGATGGAAGTAACATTTCTGCACATGGTGGTAATGTTCAACAGAATGTCTTTGTTTTTGGTGGACATGCTGGGTACCGGGATTTCACTGCTAATGCAACTCAAACTAGTATCAGTAAGGAAGATTCAAGTGATAAAGACGGTGCAATATATAACTCTGAACAACTTAATGCTTCAGTTGCTAAAGATAGAACTTGCACAAAGTTCATTTTGCAGGATGCAAAGGATGCATTTGGTTCTACTAATAAGAATCCTCTACACTCAGAACCTTGTGAAATTTCTCCTACAGTAAAGTTTGGTTCTAGCTTTGGATCTGAAGATGGCAGTGCGAAGGTTTCTTTTGTAAAGGTGCCTTACGATATCAAAGCAGTAGAAGCCTCAGAACTTACTGAATGCAGGCCATTCGATGAGAAATCTTTCACTGTTCAAGACCACAATGTAGCATCTAGGAACAAAGGAGTTAAGGGTATGATCACAAATAGAAGAACTGTAATGCCAAAGAAATTCTCCTCAGCTCACCAGGTTTCTTCCTTCGAATCAGTATCTAGAAGAAATGACCATTGCTCTGAAAAGGTGTCCTCTGAAACAAAGGTCAATTTGAAAGATGCATTATTGGACTCTGGTATCAATTGCGTCCAAGGCAATTCTTACAGCTCTGCTTTGCAAATAACAGAAAGTAGTCGTGATGGAACTGAGTTTACTTCTGCAGCAAACACGGAACATTCTGGTCAATCTGATTTCATATTTTCTGCATCAACTTTTAATCAAAGTACATTGCACCTACAAAGACGACACAACAAGAAAAAAGGTGGAGGAATGTGTAATCATGCTAACTCTACTCAAAGCCTTCCTTCATCTGCCATTGGACTTGCACGCTCAGAAGTTTCAGCTACTCAGCAATGTGGGGATTCAGCTGCTCAGTGGACTGAATACATCAAAATGGAACCTAACAGGGTAACCATAAGCGGGGGAGCGGAATGCACAAAAACAGAAAACTTTGAACACCATGAAGATTGTGAAACATGGCGTTTAAG GGGGAATCAAGCATATGCGGAAGGACAGTTAACTAAGGCTGAGGAATGCTATACCCATGGGATTGATTCTTTTTCTCCAAATGAAGCTTCTAGAAAAGCATTAATGCTGTGCTACAGCAATCGTGCAGCTACTCGGATGTCTCTGGGTAAGATGAGAGAGGCCCTATCTGATTGTCGAGAAGCTATTGGTATCGATTCCAGCTTTCTCAAGGCACAAGTCAGAGCTGCCAA CTGCCTACTTGCCCTGGGGGATGTGGAAGAAGCACAAAAGGCTTTTGAGATGTGTTTGAAGTCTAGTCATCTATCAAGCTTGGACCATAAAATTTTAGAAGAGGCTTCGGACGGTCTACAAAAAGCTCAG AAAATATCTGGTTTTATTCATCAGTCCAAGGAGTACCTTATGAAGAAGGCATTTGACAAGATACCTAGTGCCTTACAAATGATCTCTGATGCTTTATCCATAAGTATTTATTCAGATAACTTGATGGCGATGAAAGCAGAAGCACTGTTACTG TTGCAGCGATATGAAGAAGTAATCCAGTTTTGCGAAGAAACTCTTTATGTAGCAGAAAACAATAGCCTGTGTTTGTGTCCTGAGAAGCATTCAGAAAGCAATAGCTTGGACAATAATACTTGCTTTGTGAAGTTGTGGCGCTATCATCTTATTGCTAAGTCGTATTTCTTCCTTGGAAAGCTTGAAGAGGCTCACCTGTTCTTAAAAAAGTATGACCAAATAAAAGTCATGGAATGCAG GTGTGGGAAGCAATCTCAGGAATCTATTTCATCATTCTCCATGGCAATATCTGAACTACTGCAGCTTAAA GCTGCTGGGAATGAAGCATTTCAATCTGGTAAATATTTGGAGGCTGTGGAACATTACACTGCTGCTTTGCTGAGCAATAGCGAGTCACTACGCTTTTTAGCAGTCTGCTTTTGTAACCGTGCAGCGGCGTATCAAGCAATGGGTCAAATTTTAGATGCAATTGCAGATTGCTCACTAGCCATAGCCCTTGATGCAGATTATGCTAAG GCTATTTCCAGAAGATCTAGTTTGTACGAACTCATAAGGGACTATGAGCAGGCAGAAAATGATCTTCGTAGGTTAATTACTCTTCTTGAGAAACAACTGCAAGAAAATATGTCCATGCCATCAGAGAAGGTAGAGAGTATCCGTAGCAATCTGAATCGAGCCAATCTTCGGTTTTCTTCTCTGGAACGGGATGCCAGAAAGGGGGCCCCATTAAATGTGTATATGATATT GTTGGTTACTCATTCAGCTGAAAAGTGGTGGAAAATAGTTTAG
- the LOC101762737 gene encoding pentatricopeptide repeat-containing protein At3g63370, chloroplastic: MRKITYHGIRCSPATSNTVCMLRPLSFFGEMLQHGFQPDHSCVVSLSSALGHLGWLNNGREVHAYAIKHRLHTDLQVGNTLMDMYIKCDSIECCAKVFESMSIRDHISWTTILACFAQSSQHFEALGIFRGVQKQGIKVDSMMIGSILEACSGLKILSLLKQVHSYAIRNGLLDLILKNWLIDIYGHCREVHHSLNIFQTVEKKDIVTWTSMINCCANNGLLNEAVSLFTEMQKANIEPDSVALVSILVAIAGLSSLTKGKQVHGFLIRRNFPIEGPVVSSLVDMYSGCGNMIYATKVFYGAKYKDVVLWTPMINTTGMHGHGKQAIDIFERMLQTGLTPDHVCFLALLHACSHSKLVDEGKYYLDMMMNKYQVKPWQEHYACVVDILGRSGQTEEAYRFIESMPMKPTSVVWCALLGACRVHKNHDLAVVAANKLLELEPDNPGNYILVSNVFAEMGKWNDVNEVRTRMEELGLRKDPACSWIEIGNNVHTFTARDHSHRDSEAIHLKLAEITEKMGKEGYTEDTRFVLHDVSEEKIDMLHKHSERLAIAFSLISTRSGTPLRIAKNLRVCGDCHEFTELVSKLFERDIVVRDANRFHHFSGGSCSCGDFW; this comes from the coding sequence ATGAGAAAGATTACATATCATGGAATTCGATGCTCTCCTGCTACATCCAACACGGTTTGTATGTTGAGGCCATTGAGTTTTTTTGGTGAAATGCTTCAACATGGTTTTCAGCCTGATCATTCCTGTGTTGTAAGCTTATCCTCAGCATTGGGACATTTGGGTTGGCTAAACAATGGCAGAGAGGTTCATGCCTATGCTATAAAGCATAGGCTTCATACTGATTTGCAGGTTGGGAATACATTGATGGACATGTACATAAAGTGTGATTCCATAGAGTGTTGTGCAAAAGTATTTGAAAGCATGAGTATTAGAGATCACATATCTTGGACAACAATCCTTGCTTGTTTTGCGCAGAGTTCTCAGCATTTTGAAGCACTGGGAATATTCCGAGGAGTGCAGAAACAAGGGATTAAGGTGGATTCTATGATGATTGGAAGCATTTTAGAAGCATGTAGTGGTTTGAAAATCCTCTCTCTGCTAAAGCAAGTTCATTCGTATGCTATTAGAAATGGGTTGCTTGATTTGATACTGAAGAATTGGCTGATAGATATATATGGGCACTGCAGAGAGGTTCACCATTCACTAAATATATTTCAGACGGTAGAGAAAAAGGACATTGTTACTTGGACTAGTATGATAAACTGTTGTGCAAATAATGGGCTGTTAAATGAAGCTGTTTCCTTATTTACTGAGATGCAGAAAGCAAATATTGAACCTGATTCTGTAGCACTAGTAAGTATTTTGGTGGCTATTGCTGGTTTGTCATCATTGACAAAAGGAAAACAGGTTCATGGCTTTCTAATCAGAAGGAACTTTCCTATAGAAGGTCCGGTGGTTAGTTCCCTCGTGGACATGTATTCTGGTTGTGGAAACATGATCTATGCTACCAAAGTATTCTATGGGGCTAAATATAAGGATGTGGTTCTTTGGACACCAATGATTAACACTACTGGCATGCATGGACATGGCAAGCAAGCCATAGATATTTTTGAGAGAATGCTACAGACTGGTCTGACTCCTGATCATGTTTGTTTCCTTGCTCTGCTGCATGCTTGTAGTCATTCAAAGCTTGTTGATGAGGGTAAATACTATCTGGATATGATGATGAACAAGTACCAGGTAAAACCGTGGCAGGAGCACTATGCCTGTGTGGTTGATATTCTTGGCCGCTCAGGCCAGACTGAGGAGGCTTACAGGTTCATTGAGTCTATGCCTATGAAACCAACATCTGTGGTGTGGTGTGCACTGCTTGGGGCATGTCGTGTCCACAAAAACCATGACCTTGCTGTGGTTGCAGCCAATAAGCTTCTTGAGCTGGAACCTGACAACCCAGGCAACTATATTCTTGTATCAAATGTTTTTGCTGAGATGGGAAAGTGGAATGATGTCAATGAAGTTAGAACCAGGATGGAAGAACTAGGGTTGAGAAAAGATCCAGCTTGCAGTTGGATTGAGATAGGGAACAATGTCCACACTTTCACAGCAAGAGATCACTCTCATAGAGACTCAGAGGCAATCCATCTCAAGCTTGCTGAGATAACAGAAAAAATGGGGAAAGAAGGTTACACAGAGGACACAAGGTTTGTCCTTCATGATGTGAGTGAAGAAAAGATAGATATGTTGCATAAACACAGCGAGAGGCTTGCAATAGCATTCAGCTTGATCAGCACTCGTTCAGGTACGCCTCTAAGGATAGCTAAGAACCTCAGGGTGTGTGGTGACTGCCACGAGTTCACCGAGCTGGTGTCCAAGCTGTTTGAAAGGGATATCGTGGTCCGAGATGCCAACAGGTTCCACCATTTCAGTGGAGGCTCTTGTTCTTGTGGAGACTTCTGGTGA